In one window of Candidatus Sulfuricurvum sp. RIFRC-1 DNA:
- a CDS encoding chemotaxis response regulator CheY: MKLLVVDDSSTMRRIIKNTLSRLGYEDVLEGEDGLQGWGVLDANADIGMLITDWNMPEMNGLELVKKVRADSRFADLPIIMVTTEGGKAEVITALKAGVNNYIVKPFTPQVLKEKLAAVLGTEG; the protein is encoded by the coding sequence TTGAAATTATTGGTTGTAGATGATAGTTCGACAATGCGCCGTATCATCAAAAATACACTTTCACGACTTGGTTATGAAGATGTTTTGGAAGGTGAAGACGGACTTCAGGGATGGGGTGTTCTTGATGCTAACGCTGATATAGGAATGTTGATTACCGACTGGAATATGCCAGAGATGAATGGATTGGAATTGGTTAAGAAAGTACGTGCTGATTCACGTTTCGCAGACCTTCCGATTATTATGGTTACCACAGAAGGGGGGAAAGCAGAAGTTATTACTGCCCTTAAAGCAGGGGTTAACAACTATATTGTTAAACCGTTCACTCCTCAAGTTTTGAAAGAGAAACTTGCAGCTGTTCTTGGTACTGAGGGTTAA
- the ftsH gene encoding ATP-dependent zinc metalloprotease FtsH, producing the protein MAQNESNPNPDKNGNFFNKNPLITFAIFSIAVIILFKAVIGDENELAGKINGQNVTRTQEISYADLKRLIQDKQVEKVSIGQTYIRAIGSDGEGKVAYTTRIVGPDTTLIPLLDEKQINYVGFSESNWFTEMFGWLFPFLIIIAIWMFFAGRMQKSMGGGILGMGNSKKLINSEKPKTKFDDVAGAQEAKEEVLEIVDFLKSPDRYVELGAKIPKGVLLVGSPGTGKTLLAKAVAGEAEVPFFSVSGSSFIEMFVGVGAARVRDLFEQAKKDAPSIIFIDEIDAIGKSRAAGGMMGGNDEREQTLNQLLAEMDGFGTDTPIIILAATNRPEILDPALLRPGRFDRQVLVDKPDFQGRIDILNVHAKGVKQDADVDLEEIARLTAGLAGADLANIINEAALLAGRKSQKTVRQADMREAVERAIAGLSKKSRRIDEKEKRIVAYHESGHALLAETTRGAKKVSKVSIVPRGLAALGYTLNTPEENKYLMQRHELIAEIDVLLGGRAAEEVFIGEISTGAANDLERATDILKAMVQMYGMSDVAGLMVLERQRSTFLGGGMTQAKEYSDKMAEEMDNFIKTTLAERYIAVKNRLEEYHDAIEKIVELLYAKENISGDQVRAIIETFEIEHNVETKLEPRKEIPSSKKIVIDE; encoded by the coding sequence ATGGCTCAAAACGAATCGAATCCGAATCCCGATAAAAACGGTAATTTTTTTAACAAAAATCCTTTAATCACTTTTGCTATTTTTTCAATTGCGGTTATTATCCTTTTTAAAGCGGTTATTGGGGATGAAAATGAATTGGCCGGGAAAATTAACGGTCAAAACGTTACCCGTACTCAAGAGATAAGTTATGCTGATCTCAAACGTCTTATCCAAGACAAACAAGTTGAGAAAGTATCGATCGGACAAACCTATATCCGAGCTATCGGCAGTGACGGAGAAGGAAAAGTCGCCTATACGACCCGTATTGTCGGGCCGGATACGACGCTTATTCCGCTTCTTGATGAAAAACAGATCAACTATGTCGGATTTTCGGAGAGCAATTGGTTTACCGAGATGTTCGGATGGTTATTCCCCTTTTTAATCATCATTGCTATTTGGATGTTTTTTGCGGGACGAATGCAAAAGAGCATGGGTGGCGGCATTTTGGGTATGGGTAATTCCAAAAAATTGATTAATTCTGAAAAGCCTAAAACCAAATTTGATGATGTTGCGGGCGCTCAAGAAGCAAAAGAAGAGGTGTTGGAAATCGTTGATTTCTTGAAGTCACCGGATCGCTACGTTGAGCTCGGAGCTAAAATCCCTAAAGGGGTATTGCTCGTCGGTAGTCCGGGTACGGGTAAAACATTATTGGCCAAAGCGGTAGCGGGAGAAGCGGAAGTACCGTTTTTCTCTGTATCGGGATCAAGCTTTATCGAAATGTTTGTGGGTGTCGGTGCGGCGCGTGTTCGTGATTTGTTTGAACAGGCGAAAAAAGATGCGCCCTCTATTATCTTTATCGATGAGATTGATGCCATCGGTAAAAGCCGTGCGGCCGGAGGAATGATGGGGGGAAATGATGAGCGTGAACAAACCCTCAATCAACTTCTTGCCGAGATGGACGGTTTTGGAACCGATACACCGATCATTATTTTAGCGGCTACGAACCGTCCTGAGATTCTCGACCCTGCATTGCTGCGTCCGGGTCGATTTGACCGACAGGTTTTGGTCGATAAACCCGATTTCCAAGGGCGTATTGATATCCTCAATGTCCATGCAAAAGGGGTTAAGCAAGACGCCGATGTCGATCTCGAAGAGATTGCCCGGTTAACCGCAGGTCTTGCCGGAGCTGATTTAGCCAATATCATCAATGAAGCGGCATTGTTAGCCGGACGTAAAAGCCAAAAAACGGTACGTCAAGCCGATATGCGTGAAGCGGTAGAACGTGCGATTGCAGGACTGTCGAAAAAGAGCCGCCGTATTGATGAAAAAGAGAAACGTATCGTTGCTTATCATGAAAGCGGACATGCGTTGCTGGCTGAGACGACGAGAGGAGCCAAAAAGGTTTCTAAAGTTTCGATCGTCCCTCGTGGTTTAGCGGCATTAGGCTATACGCTCAATACTCCGGAAGAGAACAAATATCTCATGCAACGTCATGAACTAATCGCTGAAATCGACGTATTGCTCGGAGGACGTGCGGCAGAAGAGGTCTTTATCGGTGAAATCTCTACGGGTGCTGCAAACGATTTGGAGCGTGCTACGGACATTCTCAAAGCAATGGTACAGATGTACGGTATGAGCGATGTTGCAGGATTGATGGTATTAGAACGTCAACGCAGTACTTTCTTGGGCGGCGGAATGACTCAGGCCAAAGAATACAGTGATAAAATGGCTGAAGAGATGGATAACTTCATCAAAACAACATTGGCTGAGCGTTACATTGCGGTCAAAAATCGCTTGGAAGAGTATCATGATGCCATCGAGAAAATCGTGGAACTTTTGTATGCAAAAGAGAATATTAGCGGTGATCAAGTTCGTGCAATAATTGAAACTTTTGAAATCGAGCATAATGTCGAAACGAAACTCGAACCGCGTAAAGAGATACCTTCGAGTAAAAAAATTGTTATTGACGAATAA
- a CDS encoding PDC sensor domain-containing protein has translation MVIQDIQQYAEIRPKARAYFCYLFHKNLPNHLPSVSVETLTARLLKIRGDLKGLEAAYLLDAKGNQVSPTYLKNGKTEEDIGENRSTRAYYYRAMHERRCTITDPYPSLLNDELTVTASEPIFDENGEIVYVACIDLPLSEVLRIAHPLASETAAGRFFKIVYAIFSIALAFVALLLFVKGIEGFLAYGLGHYERIEIKDIFEATILLTLSLAIFDLVKTLFEEEVLGRSKKDPASDIHKTMVRFLGSIIIALSIEALMLVFKFAMTAPEMLINAIYIIGGVAILIISLAIYIRFTHEKERL, from the coding sequence ATGGTCATACAAGATATTCAGCAATATGCAGAAATCCGCCCGAAAGCGCGAGCCTATTTTTGTTATCTGTTTCACAAAAATCTTCCCAATCATCTCCCCTCCGTTTCGGTTGAGACATTAACGGCACGTTTACTTAAAATCCGAGGTGATTTAAAAGGGCTTGAAGCAGCCTATTTGCTAGATGCCAAAGGGAATCAAGTTTCTCCTACCTATCTCAAAAATGGGAAAACAGAGGAAGATATTGGAGAAAATCGCTCAACCCGTGCCTATTATTACCGTGCGATGCATGAGCGCCGATGTACGATTACTGATCCTTATCCATCCCTTTTAAACGATGAACTTACGGTTACTGCGTCTGAACCGATTTTTGATGAGAATGGTGAAATTGTTTATGTCGCCTGTATCGATCTTCCTCTTTCGGAAGTGCTTCGTATCGCCCATCCGCTTGCTTCTGAAACGGCTGCAGGGCGATTTTTTAAAATTGTTTACGCTATTTTCTCAATCGCATTGGCGTTTGTTGCATTGCTTCTTTTTGTCAAAGGGATTGAAGGATTTTTAGCGTATGGTTTGGGTCACTATGAGAGAATCGAAATAAAAGATATTTTTGAAGCGACTATTCTCTTGACCCTTTCGTTAGCGATATTTGATTTGGTCAAAACTCTTTTTGAAGAAGAGGTTCTGGGGAGAAGCAAAAAAGATCCTGCATCCGACATTCATAAAACGATGGTGCGGTTCTTGGGTTCGATCATCATCGCCCTCTCCATTGAGGCATTGATGCTGGTTTTTAAATTTGCGATGACTGCACCGGAGATGCTCATTAATGCAATTTATATTATTGGAGGGGTAGCTATTCTTATCATCAGTTTAGCGATTTATATCCGCTTTACCCACGAAAAGGAGCGTTTATGA
- the serS gene encoding serine--tRNA ligase codes for MIDVKLLQKNFDETATALMRKKVSSEIIAELKSANETLKSAKLAYETLQAKQNELSRLFGQYKKEGKSTDELKIEVDANKVTLNDLLDTQRSAEEALDAIIMRVPNIPDADVPDGEDENDNIEIRKVLTPPTFTFTPKEHWELAEANGWIDFEKGVKLAKSRFSVVGGMGARLERALINFMLDFNRERGFEEYSVPMLVNRRALEGTGQLPKFEDDLFKVEDEELYLIPTAEVPLTNLYQDEILNGAELPIKMTGYTSCFRKEAGSGGRDVRGMIRQHQFHKVELVSITRADQSDAVFEEMVACASDLLAALGLPHRLVTLCTGDLGFGAARTVDLEVWLPGQNTYREISSVSNTRDFQARRAKIRYKEEGKNILAHTLNGSSLAVGRTMIAIMENFQQEDGSIIIPAVLQKYL; via the coding sequence ATGATCGATGTAAAACTTCTCCAGAAAAATTTTGACGAAACCGCAACAGCGCTGATGCGCAAAAAAGTATCATCTGAAATAATTGCTGAACTCAAATCCGCTAACGAAACCCTCAAAAGTGCCAAACTCGCTTACGAAACGCTGCAAGCCAAACAAAACGAATTGAGCCGCCTTTTCGGTCAATACAAAAAAGAGGGAAAAAGCACCGACGAGTTGAAAATCGAAGTCGATGCGAACAAAGTAACCCTTAACGATCTTCTCGATACGCAACGCTCCGCCGAAGAAGCTCTCGATGCGATCATCATGCGCGTCCCGAATATCCCCGATGCGGATGTTCCCGACGGTGAAGACGAAAACGATAATATCGAAATTCGCAAAGTACTCACTCCTCCGACCTTTACCTTTACCCCAAAAGAGCACTGGGAACTCGCCGAAGCTAACGGCTGGATCGATTTCGAGAAAGGTGTCAAACTCGCCAAAAGCCGTTTCAGCGTTGTTGGGGGGATGGGTGCCCGTTTAGAGCGTGCCCTTATCAACTTTATGCTCGATTTCAACCGCGAGCGCGGATTTGAAGAGTACAGCGTTCCGATGCTCGTGAATCGCCGTGCGTTGGAGGGGACGGGTCAGCTTCCGAAATTCGAAGATGATTTGTTCAAAGTCGAGGATGAAGAGTTGTATTTGATCCCGACGGCGGAAGTACCTCTCACCAACCTCTACCAAGACGAAATCCTAAACGGTGCCGAGTTGCCAATCAAAATGACGGGATACACCTCATGTTTCCGTAAAGAAGCGGGAAGCGGCGGACGCGACGTGCGTGGGATGATCCGTCAGCATCAGTTTCACAAAGTCGAACTTGTCTCCATCACCCGCGCCGATCAAAGTGACGCGGTGTTTGAAGAGATGGTGGCGTGTGCCTCTGATCTTCTCGCGGCGCTCGGTCTTCCTCACCGTCTCGTTACCCTCTGTACCGGTGATCTCGGTTTCGGTGCGGCGCGTACCGTGGATCTCGAAGTATGGCTTCCGGGACAAAATACCTACCGTGAAATCAGCTCTGTTTCCAACACACGGGACTTCCAAGCCCGCCGTGCGAAGATCCGCTACAAAGAAGAGGGGAAAAATATCCTCGCCCATACCCTCAACGGTTCAAGTTTAGCGGTCGGACGGACGATGATAGCTATCATGGAAAATTTCCAACAAGAAGACGGCAGTATCATCATCCCTGCTGTACTCCAAAAATATCTCTAA
- the hisH gene encoding imidazole glycerol phosphate synthase subunit HisH, with translation MIAIVDYNMGNLASVKNAFNLLGEEVVVESDPHKLKNYDRIILPGVGAFGDAMEHLKDRGMDQAVSEYAQSGKYLLGICLGMQLLFESSEEFGISEGLGLIEGRVVAFDTSRFHTPLKVPHMGWNRMFTQEHPLFQGLDEAHYLYFVHSYHALCSNEADSIGESVYGYRFSSAVAHDNVMGIQPHPEKSHQNGLNILKNFINL, from the coding sequence ATGATAGCCATTGTTGACTACAACATGGGAAATTTAGCGAGTGTTAAAAATGCATTCAATCTTCTCGGAGAAGAAGTGGTCGTTGAATCCGATCCACACAAACTTAAAAATTACGATCGGATTATTCTCCCGGGTGTCGGAGCCTTTGGGGATGCTATGGAACATCTCAAAGATCGCGGGATGGATCAGGCCGTGAGCGAATATGCACAAAGCGGCAAATATTTATTGGGCATTTGTCTGGGGATGCAGTTATTGTTTGAATCGAGTGAAGAGTTCGGTATCTCTGAGGGGCTAGGGCTGATAGAAGGTCGCGTCGTTGCTTTTGATACCAGCCGTTTTCATACACCGCTGAAAGTTCCCCACATGGGATGGAATCGGATGTTTACTCAAGAGCATCCTCTTTTTCAAGGGTTGGATGAAGCTCATTATCTTTATTTCGTTCACTCCTATCATGCATTATGTTCGAATGAAGCGGATAGTATCGGGGAATCGGTTTACGGATACCGTTTCAGTAGTGCAGTTGCTCATGATAATGTGATGGGGATACAGCCTCACCCTGAAAAAAGCCATCAAAACGGCTTGAATATTCTCAAAAATTTTATTAACCTCTAA
- a CDS encoding phosphatidylserine decarboxylase — protein sequence MSVQTDTFILSSRGWLLTGVIGALFLFFTMTALHLFQFITGGLLLAVLVIFRNPERNTSETEQDSVISSVDGIVLSIEETIVDEQKMTKVTIMNSLWDVSMLRAPFDGVVEGFKIRHGASLPLYNPLSDTLNEKAVISFRSTKGDEIYIEHLSEQSCFPIGIELEKSQKFKEGARYGFLAKGRSVIYLPENTRISVNAGTSVRAGESVIGYLNAA from the coding sequence ATGAGCGTTCAAACCGATACCTTTATCCTCTCAAGCCGAGGTTGGCTACTTACCGGCGTAATTGGCGCTCTTTTTTTATTCTTTACGATGACTGCTTTACACTTGTTCCAATTTATTACCGGGGGCTTACTGCTTGCAGTCTTGGTAATTTTTCGTAATCCTGAGCGCAATACGTCTGAAACAGAACAAGACAGTGTTATCAGCAGCGTTGATGGTATTGTGCTATCGATTGAAGAGACAATTGTTGATGAGCAAAAGATGACGAAAGTAACCATTATGAATTCGTTGTGGGACGTCTCGATGCTTCGTGCTCCGTTTGATGGTGTGGTGGAAGGTTTTAAGATTCGTCACGGTGCTTCTTTACCGCTTTATAATCCCCTTTCCGATACGCTGAATGAAAAAGCGGTCATCTCATTTCGATCCACAAAAGGGGACGAAATCTATATTGAGCATCTTAGTGAGCAAAGCTGTTTCCCTATCGGGATTGAGTTGGAAAAAAGCCAAAAATTCAAAGAGGGTGCTCGTTATGGTTTTTTAGCCAAAGGGCGCAGCGTTATTTATCTTCCTGAAAATACCCGTATCTCGGTGAATGCCGGTACTTCTGTTCGAGCCGGTGAGAGTGTTATCGGATATCTAAACGCCGCGTAA
- the hisA gene encoding 1-(5-phosphoribosyl)-5-[(5-phosphoribosylamino)methylideneamino]imidazole-4-carboxamide isomerase, with amino-acid sequence MTIFPAIDLKDGKAVRLTKGLMESAKIYSDTPWELVKTFEEMGATWVHLVDLNGAFAGEPKNLDQIRAIRENCNVKLQLGGGIRDEATIQRYLDLGIDRLILGSIALRDPEFVKSMAAKYPIVVGIDAIDGYVAVEGWGEVSTMKATDLARAFADAGVEAIICTDVGRDGTLSGVNVEFTLEIARASGIPTIASGGVKDGSDIEALLQSGEVAGVIIGKAFYEGRIDLKKFL; translated from the coding sequence ATGACTATTTTTCCGGCAATTGATCTTAAAGACGGCAAAGCGGTACGTTTGACCAAAGGGCTTATGGAGAGTGCAAAAATCTACTCCGACACACCATGGGAATTGGTGAAAACATTTGAAGAGATGGGTGCCACATGGGTTCATCTGGTCGATCTTAATGGCGCATTTGCGGGAGAACCGAAAAATTTGGATCAAATTCGTGCCATTCGCGAAAATTGTAATGTGAAACTTCAGCTCGGCGGCGGTATTCGTGATGAGGCAACCATACAACGTTATTTGGATTTGGGGATCGATCGTCTTATTTTAGGCTCTATCGCGTTGCGTGATCCCGAATTCGTTAAATCAATGGCGGCTAAATATCCTATCGTTGTCGGGATCGATGCGATCGATGGGTATGTAGCGGTTGAAGGATGGGGTGAAGTGAGCACCATGAAAGCGACCGATTTAGCCCGTGCTTTTGCGGATGCGGGTGTGGAAGCGATTATTTGCACCGATGTCGGACGGGACGGGACCCTGAGCGGGGTGAACGTTGAATTTACTCTTGAGATAGCGAGAGCTTCAGGAATACCGACGATTGCCAGCGGCGGGGTTAAAGACGGCAGTGATATTGAAGCGTTGCTTCAAAGCGGTGAAGTTGCGGGCGTGATTATTGGAAAGGCCTTTTATGAGGGGAGAATAGACCTCAAAAAATTTCTTTAA
- a CDS encoding tetratricopeptide repeat protein → MAEEQEEIIIIEESDAAGVEKTSDASETPSDEKPSFLKNKKLIIIAAGALVLLLSIGGGLVFVFSGHSEDTNATLEKPIAGHIPEEEPLMEPSELENMIERANYLYANGNQNEALKLYEKIALYSEAISQYNLGVVQLKEGEFEGALENFKRSIENGENRCVSAINAAVCCLYLKQESDFNTYINMAQTYLPQESNSPMYSYYYSLINYYKGNYLEALSSLKHPTTDEYIGTQNKLRAKINALFGSFEDAINSVRNSFEEDDSFSLGLMYANIGDLASAQKYLSDAIIQSNKPIQEQLALSFVYLKSGQHESAGNLIRQTTDTYPKEVYTPYPLHVFLKSSLFNPDDIQHFYRDRTQSNRAKIYQNLFYFAPYKIYNADQTINYIRKGNANIYIDDISSAKEYLQKSSRASSVDYGIALAIQKALSSRLRDSNEQLQELLKRNPQHSILHYNLALTYAQLGNNAKAYEHFLRSYHLDANNYMSGLFAIMSAEMIGKSNPKLIAILKDNLAQEPEKEEFTLYRTMLEITQNNFQGAGKWLENTYKERPLYLALQIAIAPEVGRDDIARKDAKRLAILQPHDILPHLMVIDTHFKEQKPKAFASSAMNYLKKQSFRYDDLYFGPQITRDKAVLMAAMTGQLTPLIQRLEDKLQTTTDHTVDIIEALAQAYFYNQDFEKSYTLYNQLIDTHKIRDEHIFFMGACASIGAEHYENAITLLELAKMKNPAYLESRYALSILYMQIRNNPGAIVHLSKMGNTGFVSRYFDFGIDTEKLANEPLKYHPL, encoded by the coding sequence ATGGCTGAAGAGCAAGAAGAGATAATCATCATCGAAGAATCGGATGCTGCCGGCGTCGAAAAAACGTCTGATGCGTCTGAAACACCTTCGGATGAAAAACCAAGTTTTTTAAAAAATAAAAAGCTTATCATTATTGCCGCAGGTGCTCTAGTTCTCCTCCTCTCAATCGGGGGGGGATTGGTTTTTGTCTTCTCCGGACATTCGGAGGATACCAATGCCACTCTCGAAAAGCCTATTGCCGGACATATTCCGGAAGAAGAACCTCTTATGGAACCCAGTGAACTTGAAAATATGATTGAACGGGCTAACTATCTCTACGCCAACGGCAATCAAAATGAAGCACTCAAACTGTATGAAAAAATCGCCCTTTATTCCGAAGCTATCTCCCAATACAATCTCGGTGTTGTCCAACTCAAAGAGGGGGAATTTGAAGGGGCTCTGGAAAATTTCAAACGCTCGATTGAGAACGGTGAAAACCGATGTGTCAGTGCGATCAATGCCGCAGTATGTTGTCTCTATCTAAAACAAGAATCTGATTTCAATACCTACATCAATATGGCACAAACGTATCTCCCGCAAGAGAGCAATTCGCCGATGTATTCGTATTATTATTCTCTTATCAACTATTACAAAGGCAATTACCTCGAAGCACTGAGTTCTCTAAAACATCCGACGACCGATGAATATATCGGGACACAAAACAAATTACGCGCTAAGATCAATGCTCTTTTTGGAAGTTTTGAAGATGCGATCAATTCCGTAAGAAATTCATTTGAAGAAGATGACTCTTTTTCTTTAGGGCTTATGTATGCCAATATCGGTGATTTAGCCTCGGCTCAAAAATATTTGAGTGATGCGATTATTCAGAGCAATAAGCCGATTCAAGAACAGCTTGCTTTGTCCTTTGTTTATCTAAAATCCGGTCAACATGAAAGTGCCGGGAACTTGATCAGACAAACTACCGATACCTACCCTAAAGAGGTTTATACCCCTTATCCCCTCCATGTATTCCTAAAATCATCTCTCTTTAATCCCGACGATATTCAGCACTTTTATCGCGATCGCACACAGAGTAATCGCGCTAAAATCTATCAAAATCTCTTTTATTTTGCCCCTTATAAAATATACAATGCAGATCAAACCATCAACTATATCCGTAAAGGGAATGCCAATATTTATATCGATGACATTAGCAGTGCCAAAGAGTACCTCCAAAAAAGCAGCCGTGCTTCGAGCGTCGATTACGGCATTGCCCTTGCAATCCAAAAAGCGCTCAGTTCTCGTCTTCGTGACTCCAATGAACAACTTCAAGAACTCTTAAAACGTAATCCTCAGCACTCGATTTTACACTACAATTTGGCTTTAACCTATGCACAGCTTGGTAATAATGCAAAAGCGTATGAGCACTTTCTACGTTCTTATCATCTCGATGCAAACAATTATATGTCCGGTCTTTTTGCAATTATGAGTGCAGAAATGATCGGAAAAAGCAATCCAAAGCTCATTGCTATCCTGAAAGATAATCTGGCACAAGAACCGGAAAAGGAAGAGTTTACACTCTATCGTACCATGCTCGAAATTACCCAGAATAATTTCCAAGGAGCCGGTAAATGGCTAGAGAACACCTATAAAGAACGCCCTCTTTATCTTGCGCTTCAAATCGCAATCGCACCCGAAGTCGGAAGAGACGATATTGCCCGTAAGGATGCCAAACGGCTAGCTATTCTCCAACCGCATGATATTCTCCCTCACCTTATGGTAATCGATACCCATTTTAAAGAACAAAAACCAAAAGCATTCGCATCATCGGCAATGAACTATCTAAAAAAGCAGTCATTTCGTTATGATGATCTCTATTTCGGCCCGCAAATAACCCGTGACAAAGCTGTTCTTATGGCCGCCATGACCGGTCAACTAACCCCTCTTATTCAACGCCTTGAAGATAAACTTCAAACCACGACCGATCATACGGTTGATATTATAGAAGCCCTTGCTCAAGCCTATTTCTACAATCAAGATTTTGAAAAATCTTACACCCTGTACAATCAGTTAATCGATACCCATAAAATCCGCGATGAACATATTTTCTTTATGGGTGCATGTGCTTCTATCGGAGCAGAACATTATGAAAATGCGATCACCCTTCTGGAACTCGCTAAAATGAAAAATCCTGCCTATTTAGAGAGCCGCTATGCCCTCTCAATTTTATACATGCAAATCCGAAACAACCCCGGAGCAATCGTCCATCTCAGTAAAATGGGAAATACGGGATTTGTCTCTCGCTATTTTGATTTTGGGATTGATACCGAAAAACTCGCAAATGAGCCCCTTAAATATCACCCTCTGTAA
- a CDS encoding 50S ribosomal protein L11 methyltransferase, producing MQDHYYMLVVKPSSHIELFSDFLVDVLPVGFEEIDEGFIIRSEEDLETVMWGIGQFAEALQRALGEVIDVEMELSKEKNDDWIAQYQQGITPIEIEPFYIHPTWEEPREGMLNIAIDPALAFGTGHHPTTASCLRGVAKYVKEGDIVMDVGCGSGILAIAAIKKGAVVDACDTDPLSVENAIVNAEQNSIAYRRLWEGPVQESDEKYDVIIANIVADVLVFIASDLKKRLREGGVLILSGIMDKYEDKVLRAYKSFDLTERLVENEWVTLVVTQKGNE from the coding sequence ATGCAAGATCACTATTACATGTTGGTGGTGAAGCCATCATCGCATATAGAACTTTTTAGCGATTTTTTAGTTGACGTTCTTCCGGTTGGTTTTGAAGAGATTGATGAGGGATTTATCATCCGTAGCGAAGAAGACCTTGAAACGGTTATGTGGGGAATCGGGCAGTTCGCTGAAGCCCTCCAGCGGGCATTAGGTGAAGTTATTGATGTCGAAATGGAACTCAGCAAAGAGAAAAACGATGATTGGATCGCGCAATATCAGCAAGGGATTACTCCGATCGAAATAGAACCGTTTTATATCCATCCAACATGGGAAGAGCCTCGTGAGGGGATGTTGAACATCGCAATCGATCCGGCTTTGGCATTTGGAACCGGTCATCACCCGACTACCGCTTCGTGCCTGCGAGGAGTTGCTAAATACGTCAAAGAAGGCGATATCGTTATGGATGTCGGATGCGGCAGCGGGATTTTAGCGATTGCGGCGATTAAAAAAGGTGCCGTTGTCGATGCGTGTGATACCGATCCTTTATCCGTTGAAAATGCCATCGTCAATGCCGAACAAAACTCTATTGCTTACCGCCGTTTGTGGGAAGGTCCAGTCCAAGAGAGTGATGAAAAATATGATGTTATAATCGCTAATATCGTTGCAGATGTCCTCGTTTTTATTGCGAGTGATCTTAAAAAACGGTTACGCGAAGGGGGAGTTTTGATTCTCTCAGGGATAATGGACAAATATGAAGATAAAGTTTTACGTGCATACAAAAGCTTTGATTTGACAGAGCGTCTTGTGGAAAACGAATGGGTAACGCTTGTCGTAACCCAAAAAGGAAATGAATAA
- the pssA gene encoding CDP-diacylglycerol--serine O-phosphatidyltransferase, which yields MRQAPPPIAYLLPNLFTAASIFTGFYAIALGLEGSFVSAAWFIFLALIFDGLDGRVARMTNTASHFGVEFDSLADIVAFGVAPALLLYLYVGESYGRTGIVVSALFIIFGAVRLARFNVTTSRIEPSVFIGLPIPTAAIMISIAVILLEQYPAFVGLKVFTLPLAVVLSILMVSNIRYPSFKKMNFKTFHFMRFLVGLIVVALGVFIYPIEALAILAAGYLMYGPLRASFYLLRRLIYRG from the coding sequence ATGCGCCAAGCTCCTCCGCCCATCGCCTATCTTCTCCCGAATCTTTTTACCGCTGCTTCTATTTTTACCGGATTTTATGCGATTGCATTAGGGCTTGAAGGCTCTTTTGTTTCTGCCGCCTGGTTTATCTTTTTAGCGTTGATTTTTGACGGTCTAGACGGACGTGTAGCGAGAATGACGAATACGGCAAGCCATTTCGGTGTCGAATTTGATTCGTTGGCGGATATTGTCGCATTTGGGGTTGCCCCTGCATTGCTCCTTTACTTGTACGTTGGTGAGAGTTATGGAAGAACAGGGATAGTTGTCAGTGCACTGTTTATTATTTTCGGTGCGGTGCGTCTTGCCCGATTTAACGTAACAACCTCACGAATTGAACCGAGTGTTTTTATCGGTCTTCCGATCCCGACAGCTGCCATTATGATTTCTATTGCTGTTATATTATTAGAACAATACCCTGCTTTTGTTGGATTGAAAGTTTTTACTCTGCCGTTAGCTGTTGTTTTATCGATTTTGATGGTGAGTAATATCCGCTATCCCAGCTTTAAAAAAATGAATTTTAAAACATTTCATTTCATGCGCTTTCTTGTAGGTTTGATTGTTGTCGCTTTGGGGGTATTTATCTATCCGATTGAGGCTTTGGCAATATTAGCGGCAGGGTATTTGATGTATGGCCCGCTGCGCGCCTCTTTTTATCTGCTAAGACGTCTTATTTACAGAGGGTGA